Genomic DNA from Phyllopteryx taeniolatus isolate TA_2022b chromosome 10, UOR_Ptae_1.2, whole genome shotgun sequence:
tcctcaaagtgatgttacaCAATAGTCTGCCATTTCTTGACGGTGAGAGCGTGAGAAGAAGCGCTgggaaatactttttaaaaaatttgttttcataagtttaaatgtgtttcgaggtgctaagaaatattttttttaaaagtgttttaataagtttaaatgtgtttccagTGTATGGGAAGGGTTtcttcaaagtttttttttttttaatgatctcTATGCTGTTGGTTAAGCTTGTTAAGGTTTAAGGAGTGTTTCTCAGCACGATCCTTGTCTCACTTGATGAAACGTTAAGCAGTGTCGCCGTAGCAACCTCGTAATTGCAGCAGACGTGAATAAGCATCTGACACTCTTCTATAACTAcacgaatatatatataaattaatacatatattaatatatatattaatttccCTTTTTCAACACTACACACCCACATTGACACACATGcacttgtacacacacacgcacacacacacacgtacacacacatgtcgacatgcacacacattgacAGGCACACAcgcagatgcacacacacacacacacagacacacaaatgaTCACACCACACATTGACACACGCGTGggcaaacatacacacattcctcagcacacaagaacacacacgttgacatgcacgcacacacacaacattgacacatgcacacacacacacacatcaacatGCACACAGTAatgatcacacacacagacacacgtacacgtacacgcacacacacacacatggtccAACAAACTGGGGGAACGAGTTGTGCCGGCTGAGACGTCAACAGTTCTTTAGTTAGCAAGTGCACCAGAACGGGCCCTTCAAAGCAGTTTCTATGGTTACCATTGTCTTTTGAGACGCATTAAACCTTTTGGTTTGCctttttaaccacacacactaatttggggaaaataaatctttcacacacatacagtaattagcAGTTTCTTTAAGATCAGGTGTGGCCAAAATTTGTGGGCCCAACCCTAACTCTTGATACATCAGAACCTTACACAGCAGGATTAAAGGGATACTAaacccttttttcttttttcttttttgtgcaaGAATAAGTTGCATGTGGCAGGACTTGTCAAAACACGGTATTTTGATTAATACTGTCTTCGTGGAATAAgaaataaacataataatagGTGAGATTAGTCAATTTCAAGGGGACGCCATCTTGGGCGATAGGACAAAATGACGTCAGAACCACAGTAGCGCTAGCCGCTAACACCGGTAAactatttgataaataaatgttttttttgtttgttttttttcaccacgaAGCCTAGCTAATTTGTTTTGCCAGCCCCAGGACATTTTGTTAATCAGATTTTCACACTTCTAAAGATGTCGAATTTTTCGGGAACACCCTTTACTGTATTTATCTGCTTGCATACTAATACTGCTTTATTGCACTCTGCTTGTAACTTCGAAATGTGAGAGGTCAGGAccatcgtaaaccgaggaccctctGTATTATGTGGCCCTCGGAGGAAAAAGCCTTGGGCAACCCATTAAGGAGCTCACTGTAGCTTGTGTCTTGACTTACCCGCGGCGCCAGGACCTCAGAAGCTTTGTTTACTAGCCACTTTGGAAGAGAACCTGGgaagaaaaagacacaaaacattcaaaataacCCTTACATACAggtcattttccatgcacactTAATATGTTCAAGACCAAGAATATCTTCATAATAATTGTCAATATCAAACAATGAACTACAGATCtttgcaaaatgtatttaatagcCTGTCTGACTAATCCTGACTcaatattttggagaaaaggATAAGTGTAGTTATGTTTGGCACCAAACATTTTGGGATAAAAGCATCTACTATCCAACCATTTGATGTCCTATTTTaccaaagacataaaaaaaaataacaattatgaACATTGTCATGATGTTTTACTCTTTTACTGTTTCGAGATTCCCCCATGAGCCCATTGCAAACGTGAtggaaacacagacagttctcaggACTGTTTCAAGCTCCCTCTTGAACACTGTTCCCACTGTCCCATATACAGGACATTACAGACATTTATGGAATGTCCAGTTTCACAGTTTCAACATTTTGGTAGATGGAAGAATGACTTATGAcatatttttattgctgtcaaatttgACCTGAACATCATGTTAGCAtcgcaaaataataataaatcaaaaaacAGTTCCAAGTTGAATCATTTGTGTTGGAAGTCCATCTGACCTTTGGGGTCGGCTTGTGAAAGATAGATGAAAATGCAGCTGCTGGGACCCGTGGGCTTGATGTAATAACCGGTGATGATGGAAACGGCTCTCACCATGTCACTGCGAGGGGGGAATTTCTGGACAAGGCAAAATACAGATGCATCTCAATGAGTTAGAATAGTGTCGTTAAAAGTTCAATTAttagtgtaaaaagtttgagaaccagtgatgtaagctataatcatcaaattaTGAACCAAATGAAATAATTCACTCTGTGTGTAATGATTCTGTTTATTATaccagtttcactttttgaaaaccatattgtaatgttttttttttttaaaaaaggatccACACATGGCGGACACGTGGAGGCATACCGGATGTTTGACCGAGAAGTTGATGATGATGTACTCGTCGTCCGTCACTCGCCACGAGCGCAGGGTCACCACATCTCGGTTCTTTATCGGCTTTGGACAATGCCCTGCGCAGGACAAAGACCCAGCGATATTAGAGCTTCTTGATGTGTTTTCCCTCGGTTGTCCTTCTGGAAATGCGCCTTGTTGTGACAACAAACACACTGGACAGCACTCAGGGGCCTCCTGCATCCTCTTAAAAGGGTCAACGCCAGGCTCATGACTTGAAATGGTCAGGGACGTCCTTACAAGGATTTCCAATGTAACGTAAATAATGAAGACAAGGCCCTGCGACTGGCCTTTCAAAGCCATATTAAAGAAAGTCTGGACAGTGACAGGAGAGGGTGCCATATCGTTACCCAGCATGACATAAcgtaaataaaatactttttggacaaAAGATAAATGTATTATGAATCTCTTTAAAGTAATGATGCAGGATTTTGtttgattcatatttttttcaagataggGTTTACCTCGCACAGGcgtaatctttttttgttttttttgggggggaaacgaTGCATTTGCACGGCTTGTCCGGGATGATTGGGACAGCCTACAGCAACACAACCAACCGTTTTGTCAAAAGTCGCCCAAATTCCActtgacaaggctaaaaaaaaaaactctccgaGGCTAATGCAAAGCCTGGAATAGAGACAACATGGCGCCCGTAAACCATGTGATATGGATTCAACCAATGTGGAGCAGTGCAGTGAGTCGAGTGTCCAGACAATCCTTTATACATCTTTGCCGCCTTTTTTCTCCTCAGTTAAatgtgataggctccagtctCCGGCCACACGAATGAAGACAATtgatggtttttctttttctatatatggcgtgtgattggctggtgaccagtccaggaaaGACGCGCACGCTCACATGAGTAGTAGCCGAGGTCGGCGCAGGCGGAGACGCGGGCGATGTCGAAGCTGTCCACCATAGCGGCGTCCCACGTCTTCCGGTACTCGCTGTCGTGGACGACGTCGTACATGGTCACCGCGGAGACGTCTTTGATTGTTATTTTACACTGGAAAACGCaaaaacacgcgcacacaaggTCATATTTGGTTGCACCAAGCGGCCGATGTAGACAATGTTGGCACTTAAATAATGTTTCAATTAAAACGTATTGCACAAAAAAGTTACATACAAATATACCCTAAATAAGTGCtcgaaaacaaacagttctaaaagattaagtgaaaatgtatagaattttaaagttaaatacaactgaaatgtaacggattaaaatacaatttaagcaACTTTCACACTATACagccaaatgttttcatttagaTAATTCaaatttacagtttaagaaaaCCCAACTTCACCATCTAAAGAAATTAGAATAGTACATTactgtggttgtttttgttgttgtttttttaattaataaggTAGAAGTTTCCctgcaatataaaaatgatACTAAACAAGTACAATGGATGCCAGCTAGGCTGTGCAAGTGTACGTTTGGCAAATGTCACTCCTCAAGTGGGCACTGGCAGCTGAGTTATCAGCATGGGCTTTTAGCTCAGCGGTCAGCGCACTTGACTACCAACTGGTGATGTGGTTTCCAAACCCAGGTGGTGTGGCTGGCACAGCGCAGGATCACCACCGTTACACATGACTAAATTATGCAGTGCAAATAGCACTGTGGGATAATGTTATGTACAAgtagcaggggaaaaaaaacccatctaaattatttttaattggcattctgaaaagtattttcccatgtttaatgaatctctatcataatataataataatatatttttttagtttaactatgaaaaaaagaaaagaaatgttctCTCCCGTTCTAATGCAGTGGTTCTAtgccactggtgtcaaactggtggcccgggggccagatctggtccaccacatcattttatgtggctcgcgaaagcaaatcaaaattgctaattgtgttctggtgtaataacattgagttatttgcaagcattttttttttgttaccaatccccctttgaaaagaaatgtaatagttgtaAAACATGttcttataggcttctgatttcaaaactggttagtCATCAatatgttgtgtatactgtatgtaattacatgaggtaatctttcgtttatatgggttcacagtcgtggCGGCCCTCCTGGGGAAGTCagaactacgatgtggcccgcgacaaagaTGAGTTTCACACCCCGGTTGGTATGCACGCTCcagtggtacatgaaagaatcactgaattaaatgttcacgCTTTGCATAAGGTTACAGTGGTTGAAACTTATATTTGTGATCCGGTGCAGTAAATGCGTTCAGTGcagttcaattgtatttcactttgaagtacaatacaGCTGtgtttaatcttttagaacagtttgttttcaaaaaatttCTAGATCCAATTTAATTAACTTTCATGCGCTTTTTTAAAACTCACCTTGATCTTGTGCACTTTAGGCCCTCTGCGCTTGCTCTTGTCTGTGGGCACTTCCATCCACACCTGCATCCCTTGGCTGTTATATTTGCTCAGCCAATTCTCCGTGGATAAACACTGATTCTTGAAATCAGAAAACGCAGACTCGTCCGGTAGGATGCTGGCAAGAGACATGGTCCCAATCTCCCAGCAAgtacaaaagaagaagacaaacaccccagagagagagagctaaaagaaaaaaaaaagtcgacaaGGTGGCTCTTCTAAAATTGTACGCGTCAAAGTCAAGCCAAGCTTTTTTGGGGTTGCTGTCTGAATATAAAGAGAAGGTGATCACAGATCGAGTCGAGCCGGATTCTTGTGACCGAATTCCTGAGCCATgcctttacacacacacgcacgcacgcacgcacgcacacacacaaacgcacaggaACACACCTCCATCGGTGACGTCACTACGTACAGGTAAAAGTACGTGTCATATCATTCCTGGACATTTGGGTGAGCAAAACAAGCGCCGCTTTTCTAAGACCCTTTAAGTCCCTTTTCGTCGCGAATTGCAGTGAAGGTGCGCTCCCCTTTTTTACCTAACTGTACAGGAATGATATCACTATtattaatttgcattttgtgcGCTCATTATTCCTACTTCGTGATCAATAAAGAGTATTTCGTGCGCAGTTTATGCCTAATTCCTAACCACAAGTTTGTATTTCGTGGccataaattaatattttgttaTGCCCgatataaaacaaattaatattaGTAAGCTGTAAAAATCATTCGTGGACAGTTGGTATTTAAATCGAGCGCAcccttgcacacacacacacacacacacacggtgggTCCTAGACGTCGCGTATGCCGCGAAGGTGCGCTCCATTTCCTACACAACTTTCAAGGACTGATATTAATATAATGAAAGTGTATTTTGTATATTACAAATACATCGTgtccacaaattagtattttttacGCATTTTATATCTATATTGTACGGGGGTGTAGGAGCTGGGCGATAAATTGGGTTGTGGCCACGAAGTAAGGTACTGTGTAATGTGGTTACAAAGTACAAATGAGTAAAACAGTATGCGTAATACCATTCCTGTACAGTTGAGTAAACAAATCGAGCGCACCTTTTAGAAACGGTCAGGTAAAAGACGTCGCAGTTTCTAGTAAAGGTGCACTCCATTTGCTTACCCGATGTGCAAAATTGTTCGCGCACAATAGTAAACCCATAAATAATGATTTCATGCACaagttacatatatatatatttttgcagtcAATTCCCTTTATAATCtaaaactgataaaaaaaaaaaaaacaggttgttGATGTGACTTTAAACTTGTCccatgttccccccccccctatttcCTAGTAAAAGAGTAAAATTGGTActttttacctttttaaaatttattacataagtatctgtacttctgctTAAGTACCGCTGCCATCCCATATTGCCCTGTAGCCTCACGTTCACCTGGCCACACCTTAACGTCGTCACACGTCTTACATAATGcttaaatacaatatacaatCGTTTCGGTCTATGATtactcaaccccccccccccaaaaaaaatattgaccatTATCACAGCTCATTGTAATAAAGTTGTTCTAGCCCTAATTAATCACTATTTAATGTTAGTCATGCCTGTTTGACTGGCTGTGAACCCTTTCGAATGACCCGGATTTCTGCATGAACAGCAAAATATCGTCGAGTAATGAAAggcgatgatagctgggataggctccatcactcccgcgacccttgtgaggataagcagctcagaaaatggatggatgataaggTTTGTAATTTtctaaagatgccacaagatccTAAGTCTAAgtaaaatctaaattaaaaaacaaatccccGTCATTTCTCAAAGCTAGCATTAAGAAACATTGCGCTCTACAGTATTAGTTGCTCGACACACAACCTGCAAACAGAAAATGCAAGTGCAAAACACGACTTGTTTTGCTGTGGTTTTTATTAGCGGTTGACAAACCAGCCTAATGGTGCATTAGCGCCACCAACTGATATTATCCTTCCACTGTTGacgaaaccaatgtgaattgatggcGGCCGAATGTTGTAAAGTTCACTACGGCGGCATCCGGCCATCGAGCAGCGGGGGGCTGAAGTATACTCTCAAAGAAAGTTTCCTCTCATATCtcaagaccaaaaaaataaataaattgaccagGTAATTGCTCGTATCTAGAAAAACTTATAAAGTCAAGGCATTCGTACCTCAAGATGCCAATGCATTTGAAAATTGCGCTTATCTATGTCGTGACTTAGATGagcttttattatattttatgaccaatttaggTAGAAATCCAGGTCATTCCAAAAGGTTTCAACTGTATCTAAGTTTTCTgtacaaaacaattatttaaaaaaaaaaaaaaaaaaaaaaaaaaaacctttggtgAAATAATCTTTATTGTATTCCATGTGATAGGCCAACACTTGTGTGCCATTAACTCTCCTTTTTACACATCAGATAGTAATAGTATTCACACAACATTGCTAAACACGAGTAGACAGCATAGTTCAAGTGGACAGACACAATTCCGAGCACAAAGCCGAGTATTAAGTGGCAAGTCATAGAAGAgctctaaatatatatttaaaaaaaaaatgtcaatacgtACTTTTAAACCAACGACAGCCAACAAGGACCAGTGTGTTAAGCTATGGCTAAATAATTGGTTTGTGGTCcactgtgtatgtatgtgtgtgtgtgtaaccttTGCAGCCTTGACTGTAAACAGTGTTTCTAACAGTATGATAATGCCTTAGAGAGAAAGAGTGACTGAGTCCTCGCCAGACacgcaaataaataaaatagcttttCGACATGCGCCTCAGCGTTTGCACTTTTGGTCAAGCAAATTTGTATGTGTATGTCCGAGTTCCTGAATAAATAATCACATATTAACAAGTCCTACACAAGCAATAATAGCAATACAGCGAAGGATTAACGACTAATGTGGCCTTTTTACAGCGAGGGTGTTAGTAAGCATTCTTTTTGGGAGGGGACACACGCTCTCGTCTACCAGCTCTAGAAAACGAAGTCACCAATCAGTCAGCCGGATTCCCTTgtcatatattttacaatatttgtgGCTTGATTCAGTGCACAACGTTGGTGAACAAAACAAGCAAGGCATCGGTGTCGTCGTCCATAGAAATCCTGCATGGCGAGCATGCTCTGCAATACAGAGTGATCAAAACAACACGGTAAATGTTGTAAATGTAATCTAGTAAGTCACTGCGTCCTCACTTCCTTGTTAAGTATGGTGTGATTACCATTTAGATGCGTAAGGGTGTTACGAGGACAGCTTCGGGTTACGTGGAATGGCTTTCGGTGAAATCGCTTGGAATTGGGTCTCACGTGATACACACGTTCACAGTGGAGTATGGTGGGGAGGGCATCATGGTTTGGGACTGCTTTTCTTCCTCGGGGCTTGGACTAAAAACAATTCCCAAATTTATCAATACATTTTGCAGATCGTAAGACCACCAATCAGCTAATTctctgtttgagcatttatttcatttccttgatatccatcttaaggtctaTTTACTAGTAtgttctttgtcctcactagtcaGACAATCCAGCGCACTTgtagaatgactgtcttactagtaacgtttttccccaactagtgccacttttggcaaTGTAGTACACAATTATACCATACTATTATACTACTATGCTGcactactaggcccaactagtaggcatgtCACATACTAGTAACCTTCTTATGTTGGATATTGAGTAAATGCTGAAAAGACTATGGAAAGCAGTTTGTTCACGTATCTATTCGATATGTACTAgtgcactctttgtcctcactagtaagacaacttTGTAATACTAGGAGAATACACATTACTACTGAGGGAAAACCTTTCACGAGTTGACTACTAGTACGACTAGAGACAAAATTCTAGTTAACTGGTGCTTCACAGTGCAGCAGAGTAGTTTATTAGTGAGGTCTAACTGCATACTAATTAGTAAGGTCTAATTgcgtactagtaggccaaaagtggcgctaatagtggaatttttttttactggtacAACACATAAATGGCTTTATGGAAAGCGACTTGAGCATTTCATTGATGTCCTTGATCAGAAAGGTTCTAGTGCGTGGCACATGGCTAATAGTTGGGCTTAGTGCAGCACAGTGCTTCCTTACTAAGTTTTAATCacatactagtaggccaaaagtggcccTAGTAGTGGGGAAAAACAAATCAGTGAGACAGTCGTCGTACGAGGGCGccgaattgtcttactagtttGACGAGTGCACTGGCACATTAACCTTCAAAGCCTCttatcaaggatatggaataatGCTCAGATGGCTTTCTCTGGTGCAGTCTAATTACAAACCTATTGACACCTCCTGCtgtgttatgtgtgtgttattatGCGACAAAGCCAAAAACTGTGTGAAGTATGTGTGACAATTAGTAAGATCCTGTTCTACTTCCTTAAATTGCAACATCGAATCGGAGCGATAAGCAGCCATCTCGGAACTTCAAATTCTCTATTGAAGATAAAAAAGATAAAACCAAATGTTGAGAAACAAACCTTGCGAAGTCATTTAAATAATCCAGAAAAAgcggttttttgttgttgtttgttttgttttttttacacatgacaacaatgacaaaacgAGTCACAGCACGAAGACTCCGAGATTGTGCGATAACCCAATGAGCGGTTAGCCGAGTCAGTCTGCGCTTCTATATATCGTAATGCCATGCAACTGGATCTAACTGAAAATGCGAATCCGCAGACTCATCCCTTTGATGTCAACGTGAACTCTCTTGTTGGGATACAGTAATGCACATCCACGCGGTAACTCTGAGGTGTTTGTTCCCCGAGTTGCCACTGAGAGACAAGCTGTTGGTGGCGGGTGGGTGGGGCTTAGGGCGGTGGCTGAGACAGGCTCGATGGGGTGAGGGCGTGCTGAGGTGTCGTGTACTAGCACGAGCAGCTGCTCTCGGTGACAGTCATCTCTGGCTGCTTCTCCAGTTTGATGTCGATCACTGAGGGAAATTGTAGTTAAGCAACATGAGTGATGAGTTTG
This window encodes:
- the stard14 gene encoding START domain containing 14 produces the protein MLSLSGVFVFFFCTCWEIGTMSLASILPDESAFSDFKNQCLSTENWLSKYNSQGMQVWMEVPTDKSKRRGPKVHKIKCKITIKDVSAVTMYDVVHDSEYRKTWDAAMVDSFDIARVSACADLGYYSWHCPKPIKNRDVVTLRSWRVTDDEYIIINFSVKHPKFPPRSDMVRAVSIITGYYIKPTGPSSCIFIYLSQADPKGSLPKWLVNKASEVLAPRMLRYVHQAGQKYPEWKEQNSPEQKPWLFPEQCTLPKMDPAELAIQRGDSLENVDESSKQDANPQE